A single window of Xylocopa sonorina isolate GNS202 chromosome 5, iyXylSono1_principal, whole genome shotgun sequence DNA harbors:
- the LOC143423696 gene encoding integrin alpha-9, with protein sequence MYCKYLQCRTVICRRQNVLYNTITETFLSQYKRSERKWECLKLQRSNFHTTRKLHYPTPLILCFGSILGGLYARKWWLKLTPMQREKYTKWYRQRRHIFNGTLGFMSFILFIYCLNCFETDPIMKKSRLILYDQTQQIENAKILFNMVVRNEDNVVPLNDPMYARVAKAIRRLSHSNEEIFRNINWNVTIIHRMFNITSIPNVLILPDRNIIILYDIFNFIKSDDQLIFILAHEMSHEMLLHTSNTLSWGIVCDIVTSILSFLIWLLYEGRRAALLCSGLYIFFATTFSWYKRQCETEADTVGFKLAVKSCIDPREALVFLDIMETFDELSGIKNSLLSLFKQHPSLENRKARIIESMPAALELRRDVGCPELPLQDPRDNLPHYRKDIEKHMQKRVKILGMQLLIVGAPRGNYSVDPNVNQTKKLLDIVEPGIVFRCSIENAKCHEIKPERVENEEDYIRQIKMKMMIRKQRGWFGSAISIDGSTGMLTVCAPRTIVTIINEDKLTEAGNTLQGMCYQGNVLSNALAIEDRNLTLHDFNVKFWFNPMHGFSVCYASRKTGKNRKMGEINRIIGEPKREAHGTVDILYSKKRINVIWPLIDDASQFGYSTESGYFFKKDQLLFVSGAPSWKYVGLVGIINPELKEPCIIKLQGSSLGEYFGASLAVGDLNNDGLDDLLVGAPYWGEDNGRVYVYLSTLKGQFEVAAILQGNVEGSHFGYAIASGDLDADGYDDIIVGAPWEGDGVVYIYNGGSDLKDTNLQVSQRIDTASFSKLNSGRKIKRFGFSISKPVDIDRNGYLDIAIGAYKSQHALVLRSRPVTKTKLVIATVPDILQRDARQFLLNICPSYTRFKDQNMPVLRITVTIDEQYKRTEETVLKLKTSTQLNNCLSTQINLSSNIQDFIEPISIIARHDFEYANASSRFCEFCPVEKRDSKLQVAQTLLPFNIGCGEDKVCNCNIYAAAKFHNVRDNNTWVVGSGDISLEVDLKNYGEPAYLTTVEFAIPKGVVLRSVLPSCREEISKENLIVICDSGNPIWEKEEKSVKLDLNIKHVINDSLDDNILHFRITIKSRSTNIGMTSIVETLNIVNEVSLSLYGKSNDEVYYLTNINETVPNINFQHTYQVYKLGASPIEDAHLTVKVPLTIKDSETLLHVYKPQLYISGKLFECSSENTLLDAQQEEIQPEPSLEQFNISMFSNGMQQSKKHTIEKRESDDYLWLYDIEDPTAPQALNESWPTNIIYMNCSTRDVNCMTIVCDLNALKTLQDIGKLVIKFLLDVDKLRDNFKNNKTILKFSTEASVEIIKPEARVHVNGTRSIIEVATMFYDSPKLEKLQLWIIIVSVLFGLLLLLIFAIILRTMGFFKRKGKQAVTDPKNDEVTENEALTTIKPEDT encoded by the exons atgtACTGCAAATATCTTCAATGTAGAACTGTAATCTGTAGAAGACAAAATGTCTTGTACAATACCATTACTGAAACATTTCTCTCCCAGTATAAAAGATCTGAGAGAAAATGGGAATGCCTAAAGCTTCAGAGATCAAATTTCCACACAACGCGGAAGCTACATTATCCTACACCTTTGATTCTATGCTTTGGTTCAATTCTAGGTGGAttatatgctaggaaatggtggttGAAGCTAACTCCAATGCAACGAGAAAAGTACACAAAATGGTATAGGCAAAGGAGACATATTTTTAATG GTACCTTGGGATTTATGTcttttatattattcatttattGCTTGAATTGCTTTGAAACAGACCCAATAATGAAAAAATCACGCTTGATTCTTTACGATCAAACTCAGCAAATTGAGAATGCTAAAATTCTTTTTAAT ATGGTGGTACGAAATGAAGATAATGTGGTACCATTGAATGATCCCATGTATGCAAGGGTTGCAAAGGCAATAAGAAGACTGTCGCATTCTAATGAAGAAATATTCAGAAATATTAATTGGAATGTCACTATAATCCATCGTATGTTCAATATAACATCAATTCCAAACGTGTTAATTTTACCA GATAGAAATATTATTATTCTTTACGacatttttaatttcattaagAGCGACGATCAGCTGATATTTATTCTAGCTCATGAGATGTCGCATGAAATGCTACTTCATACA TCAAACACATTGTCTTGGGGAATAGTATGTGATATAGTAACTTCTATACTTTCATTTTTAATTTGGTTATTATATGAAGGAAGGAGAGCAGCACTGCTTTGTTCAGGCTTGTATATATTTTTTGCTACTACCTTTTCCTGGTATAAAAGACAGTGTGAAACCGAAGCTGACACAGTTGGATTCAAATTAGCCGTGAAA AGTTGTATCGATCCGAGAGAAGCTTTAGTATTCTTGGACATTATGGAAACATTTGATGAGCTTTCTGGTATTAAGAATTCTCTATTATCATTATTCAAACAGCATCCTAGTTTAGAAAATAGGAAAGCAAGAATTATTGAATCAATGCCCGCAGCATTGGAACTAAGAAGAGATGTCGGG TGCCCTGAATTGCCACTACAGGACCCACGAGATAATCTGCCACATTACAGAAAAGATATTGAAAAACATATGCAAAAGAGAGTAAAAATTTTAGGAATGCAACT GTTGATAGTTGGAGCACCAAGAGGAAACTATTCCGTGGACCCAAATGTGAATCAAACTAAGAAATTATTGGATATAGTCGAACCTGGTATTGTATTTCGCTGCTCGATTGAAAATGCTAAATGTCACGAAATCAAACCGGAGAGGGTCGAGAACGAAGAAGATTACATACGCCAAATCAAGATGAAAATGATGATACGGAAGCAACGCGGCTGGTTTGGAAGTGCAATTTCCATAGACGGATCAACTGGGATGCTAACA GTATGCGCGCCGCGAACAATTGTAACCATCATAAATGAAGATAAATTGACCGAGGCTGGTAACACCTTACAGGGGATGtgctaccaaggaaatgtcttGTCAAATGCGCTAGCAATCGAGGACAGAAATCtgacgcttcatg ATTTTAATGTGAAATTTTGGTTCAATCCGATGCACGGCTTTTCTGTTTGTTATGCCTCAAGGAAG ACAGGCAAAAATCGGAAGATGGGAGAAATAAATCGCATCATAGGAGAACCAAAACGCGAGGCCCATGGAACAGTGGATATATTATATTCGAAGAAAAGGATAAATGTAATCTGGCCATTAATTGATGATGCATCTCAATTTG GTTACAGTACTGAATCTGGCTATTTTTTCAAAAAGGATCAATTGCTTTTCGTCAGCGGTGCGCCAAGTTGGAAATATGTCGGTCTG GTAGGAATAATCAATCCAGAATTGAAAGAACCATGTATTATAAAACTACAGGGCAGTAGTTTAGGCGAATATTTTGGAGCCAGTCTGGCTGTAGGAGATTTGAATAATGATGGTTTGGACGATCTGCTAGTTGGTGCACCGTATTGGGGAGAGGATAATGGTAGAGTGTATGTTTATCTTAGTACTCTTAAG GGACAGTTTGAAGTAGCTGCAATTTTGCAAGGGAACGTAGAAGGTAGTCATTTTGGATACGCTATAGCCAGCGGTGATTTGGATGCTGATGGATACGATG ATATTATCGTGGGAGCACCTTGGGAAGGAGATGGTGTAGTTTACATATATAACGGAGGCTCGGATTTGAAAGATACTAATCTACAAGTATCGCAACGAATCGATACTGCAAGCTTCTCAAAATTGAATTCTGGCCGAAAAATAAAGAGATTTGGATTCTCAATATCGAAACCGGTCGATATTGATAGAAACGG GTACTTGGATATCGCAATTGGAGCATACAAATCGCAACACGCTCTAGTACTTCGTAGCAGACCAGTAACGAAGACGAAACTTgtgattgctacggtacctgatATATTGCAAAGAGATGCTAGGCAATTCCTTCTCAATATATGCCCCAGTTACACTCGATTCAAAGATCAGAATATGCCAG TGCTTAGGATCACGGTTACCATAGACGAACAATATAAAAGAACTGAGGAGACAGTTTTGAAACTGAAAACTTCCACCCAGTTAAATAATTGTTTGTCTACGCAAATTAATCTTTCG AGCAACATACAAGATTTTATCGAGCCAATCAGTATCATTGCGAGACACGATTTTGAGTATGCTAACGCGTCGAGCCGGTTTTGCGAATTCTGCCCTGTAGAGAAACGGGACAGCAAGCTACAAGTTGCACAGACTTTACTTCCATTCAACATTGGTTGCGGAGAAGACAAAGTCTGTAATTGTAATATATACGCCGCAGCGAAATTTCACAATGTACGGGACAACAACACATGGGTCGTCGGTTCCGGCGATATAAGTTTAGAAGTCGATTTAAAGAACTATGGGGAACCTGCGTACCTTACCACCGTCGAATTTGCCATTCCCAAGGGCGTGGTATTACGTAGCGTTCTACCTTCGTGTCGAGAGGAGATTTCCAAAGAGAATCTAATAGTAATTTGTGACTCGGGCAACCCGATCTGGGAAAAAGAAGAG AAAAGTGTTAAATTAGACTTGAATATTAAACACGTGATCAATGATTCGCTAGACGACAATATTTTGCATTTTCGTATAACGATAAAGTCTCGTAGTACGAATATTGGGATGACAAGTATAGTTGAAACGCTCAATATAGTAAACGAAGTTTCTTTATCTCTATACGG GAAATCAAACGATGAAGTCTATTATTTAACCAATATAAACGAAACTGTACCAAACATTAACTTTCAACATACCTATCAGGTGTATAAACTTGGAGCATCACCTATAGAAGATGCACACCTTACCGTTAAAGTACCATTAACTATCAAGGATTCAGAAACACTGTTACACGTGTATAAACCTCAG CTATACATCTCAGGGAAACTATTCGAGTGCTCGTCAGAAAATACTTTGTTAGACGCTCAACAAGAAGAGATACAACCGGAACCATCCTTGGAACAATTCAATATATCTATGTTTTCCAATGGGATGCAACAAAGTAAAAAGCATACGATAGAAAAAAGAGAATCGGATGACTATTTATGGCTCTATGATATAGAGGATCCAACAGCTCCACAAGCTTTGAACGAGAGTTGGCCAACTAATATCATTTATATGAATTGTTCAACCCGTGACGTGAATTGTATGACTATCGTATGCGATTTAAACGCGTTGAAGACATTGCAAGACATTGGGAAGCTGGTGATTAAATTCCTCTTAGACGTTGATAAACTTAGAG ACAATTTTAAGAACAATAAAACCATTTTGAAATTTTCTACCGAGGCGAGTGTGGAAATAATAAAACCTGAGGCGAGGGTACATGTAAATGGAACACG ATCTATAATTGAGGTTGCAACAATGTTTTACGATAGTCCAAAACTAGAAAAGCTACAGCTATGGATTATTATCGTTTCCGTTTTATTTGGGTTGTTACTGTTATTAATTTTTGCTATAATTTTAAGAACG ATGGGTTTCTTTAAACGAAAAGGAAAACAAGCTGTAACAGATCCAAAAAATGATGAA GTAACTGAAAACGAAGCCTTAACTACAATTAAGCCTGAAGATACATAA